The window CGAGAAGAATATAAGTTGCAACAACAGGCACACTAATACGGTAAATAAAGGAGTACGAGGTAAGATGCCAGCAATTTAACTCACACAACAAAGGGAAACTGAaaaacgggaggtaccaactcccgcgaGCAAAATAATAAATTCAAAGCAAGAACAATAGAACCTGAAGTCACCACGAGTGCCGAGAAAGGTGTTGTCCACAACAGTTATGTTGGAAGTTCTCGCCCACTTTGCCCAAGGCTCGCCGGAAAATTGTCTCAGCCGCCACCGCTGCTAGGCTAGATCAGTGCGCCAAAGAAAATAGGGGGACGAGGGTGGAAGAGACGAGGTATAGGgaagagaaagaaaggagaagaagaaaaggaaaatatacaAAAGAGAGGGGGGGGGCAGATCtggaaagcaaaaaaaaaaaaaacaaaaaagagggGAGGGAGGGGAGTAacggggaagaagaagaaagcagtAGAGAGAGGAAAAGAAGACAGAGGTAGGGAAGGTGGTGGTGGGTTGGGGTGGGGGTCTTACCTGGTCCGGTGGTCGCCGGAGGTCCGGTGAATCAGATAGACgttaaattttcaacttctaaatctcgtgccgaaacatatcaaatcaatccggaatgaactcaaattttgcacacatgtctcaaatgacataacaaagctatttcaattcctggaaccacaatctgaacccgatttcatcaaagtcaactccctggtcaaacttatgaactttctaaactttcaaattttccaactttcgccaattagcgttgaaaatttctaaaaatatccaaatataaatccgggcatacgcccaagtccaaaattaacaTCCAGACTAAACGAAACCAACAAAACTCCGTTCCGcggtcaaatacataaaagtcaaacttggtcaactcttccaacttaaagcttcaaacatgaaattcattctttcaaatcacttctgaatcacctgaaaaaccaaaaccgacgattcacacaagttgTAATATATCATGCGGAGCtcctcatgccctcaaaccaccgagcgaagtgcaaatgctcgaaacgaccggtcgggtcgttagaGATAGCTGTTGTTTCTCTTGAAATTATCTAAATAACCTTACCCAAATCTTTTTTTCCAATACTATTAAACCCTTCTCTCACAATGTATAATTTTCCCAAATCCGCTCTTGGCTAAGCATTagtctctctttttctttattcacTTCTTCTTCGCACCCTAAACTAAGAAGAAACTCTTCTTTAGTTTATAGAAGGAAAACCTTGCCCTCGAGAAAAAAGAATCTTTGCAAATAAAGATAaatcaaaataaaggaaaacatTATTACTTCCTTTATTTCATTCTATGCAAAGTCGTTTAGCTAGTCAACGAGTTTAACGAGAAAAAAGCAaaaattttgaaacttgtgataaTAAACTTGTCATGATATTTATGTGGCTATAGAATTAGGTCATAAGGTAAAATGTGAATTTaaagccaaaaaaaaattaatataaaaacaTGTCATTCCTTTTTTAacagattaaaaataaaataatatcacgTGAAATGAAAAAAGGGAATGTAATTGCGGGTAAGTATTTTTTCGGGGAATGATTTCTCAATATGGACTCAAGGAGCAAGATGGATTCACAACTTTTCCCAACTTATCActaaacacaaaaataaaaaatgtatacCGGGCTAGGATGAACTGCAGTAGTACTCAAATTATTTATAATAAGCAATAGTAGTGATCTGAATATTTATTACAATTTATTCAGTTGTACACTAGGAGGGAGACATTTTATAAaggatatgcatgaaacatttaTGTATACACTCCAAAATGCTGTTTAAgtatgataaaaataataatgcaagaCACAGAAGCTAATAAAAATTGTTTCCATATGATCAAATGGAAAAAGAGGTGCTGAATTGGTGGCTTAATTACCATCTTTATTAGTCCTCCAGTATACGAACTTGGAGACTGTCACATCCTGtagtttcttcaatttcttttttaatATTCATAGCTGAAATTCCAAGAGAATCCATGCAATCTTCCACTTCAATAAGTTGGAGCGTTGAAACATCCACAAAGCAAGGAGGGATCTCCTCAAGGTAGCAATAACCTTTGATAACTAGTTTTTCAAGCATGGGAAATGATTCCTCTGAAGCTTTCCATTCTGTCAAATCCCTAATATTTAATGTCAAGTATTTGAGTGCAGGGAACTCGACATATGTGACGTCCCAACAGTAGTTCATATTCCAGAATCGAGATCCCCTTATTAATGTGAGACTCTCAAGCATCCTCAAACTTGCAATGTTTGACACTATCTTTTCCGTTAGTGACATGTTGCGAATGCTCAAACGCCTAAGATTTGAAGGGAAGACAAAGTAGTTGTCCCATCCAACTGAAGTATTGTATCCTTTCCTGCCATTTTTTACTTCAAGTTCAAGAGATTGAAGGCGAGTATGAATTTCTGGTATGGGAAACAAAGGACGactaggtacatcttcaattttGAGGCAAAGTTGTTCAAGATTGGGGAACCTCCACCAGAACCTTGGATTCATATCATCCACATATGTACAGCACATACCAAATGTCTTCAAGTTCTCTAGCATAGTTGTTGAAGATTGTTCAAAAACTGCCCGATCATCGTCTTCCCATACCAAGGAAAATTTGGTTATATTCACATGCCTTAGCTTTGTCATTTTCCATATAGCAAGCGATGTCATTGGATTGCAGATGGCTGAACGAACCACTAGAGTTTGAAGATCGAGTAGGTGAGATATCCACTTGAAATCAAATTCTTTGACAGAAATTTCAAGGTACCTCAAGTAAGTTAGAGATTGTACTGCAGTAGTCCAAGAACTTGGCAAGTAGTCTGCATCCATCAAACGCAACACACGAACAAGTCTTAATTTAACCAGTAAAGGTAAAGGATCTGATTGATAATAATTCCATGTGTTGAATTGTACTGGATGGGCAATGAACTCCAAAGGCTTAGGACAATCACCAAAGCACTTAGTTTCCAGCTTGGACTCGAGCATTGGAATCTTATCCAGCTGATATTCACAATGATCTAATTGTTTAACCAGATCATCATGAATATAAATGCATAACCGCGATTCCTTCGAATACACATGTCGATTTGGACTGTATGGCATTGTCAGCTGCATATACTTTTCTTCTATAAGTTTTGCCAAGCAAAACTCACGCACTACATCGTGAACTGTGCAGTATTCTGTGTCACCATTAAAACTCCTCTTAGAGACCATCACTAGGCTTCTCTTAAGTAGATCATTCAAGCAAATTCTAGATGTTTCCTCTATGTTCTCTGTGTCAATATTCTCTACAAACTCTTCAGCCATCCATAACTTCAGCAAATCAGACACTAAAATCTCATGGTCTTCTGGAAAGAATGCCATGTAAAGAAGGCAAGATTTCAAGTGGTCTTCCAAATGATCATAACTTGATTGCATTACCTTCATGCTTTGCTCTCCTAAAACATGACAACTTAAGTCATTTGCAACCTCAAGCCACAAGGATGCCTCCCTTTCCATTTTCACAATAATTCCAGCAATCAGGACAACCACAAGAGGCAACCCCTTACAGTGTTTTGCAACTTGTAACCCTGCTTCCTGTAGATCCGGAGGACAACTCTCTCCTTGGAATACTTTCTTCTGCAGTAATTCCCAACTCTCTTCCGGTGTTAGAAATCTAAGAGAATAAGGATCACTACGGTGTTGAAGATGCTTAGCCACTTCTTCAATTCGAGTTGTTACTATTACTCTGCTTCCATCTTCACCTTTAGGGAAGCATAATCCCAAATCTTCCCATGCATCGACTTCCCATATATCATCTAATACAATGAGATATCTCCTGCCTTTTAGAGTCTTCTGCAACTTGTCAGCTATGTCAACGTCCTCTTTCATTTCTCTCTTATCACCTGTTACTTGTTTGAAAATCTCAACCAACAACTTCATCCTATTATATGCTTGTGAAACAGAAATCCATGCTTTAACATCAAAGTGATTAACAATAGAAGAATTGTTGTACACTTTCCTAGCCAAAGTTGTTTTACCCAATCCCGGCATTCCAAAGATTGAGATAACATCTAGCTCCTTTGCTCCACCGGCCAATTTCTTCATTATACTTTCTGCATCTTTCTCAAAGCCCACAACTTCATCATCAGTTGATGGAAAACTACGTCGGGTGGAAGGCTCTGCAGTAGAAAAAGTTCCTTTTCCACATGCCTCAACAACCTCCATCTCAATTGTTGAAAACTACCGCTAATTGTGTCTTTCAAGATAGTGTAAACTACTATCCAACTGCCTTAGAGTTAATAGCTCCGTCACCTTCCATAAAATAAATGAAAACAACATTAACAATCTTCTTAATTTAGAGAAAGAACCCaaaccaaaaaataataacaaagtaATGCCACATGTAAGGTTTTATGGGTCTAAAGGCCACCAATATATAATGAAGATGAATAAATAGAGTAAACCTCCAAAATCTTAATTTATAACATCACACCTTAATAGTAAATCGATGAAAATTTATGTTCAAATTATTTGAAATACGATAagagacaaaggaaaaataaagaaattttcaTGTTATTAAGTATACAAATAGCTCAAGTGTAATCCTACTTTATCATAAAGCTGCTGGTTTTAAATGTTCATTGATTTCCCAGATATCTTAGACAATAATGATTTGGAAAGGAAGTCCTAAATTTTTAGGTTGTAAAATAAGATCATTCTTGTTTTGTATCGCATATTATACCTGATATACAAGTGTATACGGGTGAACTCGGGGGTAGCACACACCCCAAGTTTCCGGTAAGTCAAACGAAGTAAGAAATATGAATGTATGGGATAGAGACCGAATCTGAAAATTCTTCGAATCGAAGCTGGAACGGGGTACTCGCCACCGGGCCTGATAAGACAATACTCCCTGAATCCGAAACGAGCTCCAAGACCGTAGAAAGCACTACAAACggttgcacacgactaacaaagAGTCGTGATATCCGCACCTAACCGGATATCACGACGCCCGATGTCGGTAGTGTCAATCACTTAGTGATTGACGTATAAggaggatttttaccttttttagataAATGGGAAGTTTTTTATTCTatagacacattgtaacacgcataccaaggcaatacaaacttatttctcTGCTTTCTAGCTATTGAAGGGTTCTTATTTTAATCATAGTTCTTCATATACATTTGGCTTTGAATCGAGGGTCTGGTCGAGGGCAAAACTATTGTTCAGCTTAAATCCGAGCCCGGACTCAACGTCACAACtggtttggttatttattttatctttaattcgttatctaatattcttgattaCTTGGTCGAAATTAGCTGTTACATTTAGCTATTGTTGAAAAGTTTCTCCCAAAGTTTTCTTATTCACAAAAAAGTCTCCCTCCTCTTCCACCCCTATTCCTCCTCCCACTCCTCCCCTCCTCCTCTTCCGGCTCCTCTCGCCACTCCTCCTCTTCCCCTTGTTCCTCCATCTCGCAACGCTCCTCTCTATCCTCCCTTAGCTCCTCTATCTCGCAAAGCTTCTCTCTATCCCCGCCACTCCTAATCCTCAAACATTTAGGAATATGTTTCAAACATTCCGAGAGATTTTTGTAACATCTAGGGAGATGTTTGAAACATTCCGGGAGATGTTTTAAACATCCCCGGgagatgtttcaaacatcccGGGAGATGTTTCAAGGAATATTTGAAACATCCCGGGATGTTTTGCATAATACCAATATATGAGAATGTCTCAAAATATCTCGACGGTATTTTACAGAATACTCACTttgtaaaatttcatatttttctctttctctcgtATATTTTAAACcactagaagaaaagaaaaaatgaaaaaagaagaagaagaagaaatgagatGAACAGggtaagaagaaaaagacaaggaagaaaatgaagaagaagaagatgatgacgaCATAGTCGAACCAGCAGAAGAAGaaagtaaggaagaagaatgagagaatgaggaagagaaagaagaaataaggaagaaggagaagaagtaaAGAGGAGAAAGAAgcgaatgaaaatttgaaataatttgaatgagtatgattttttaaaaattttaatatttatccacaacttttattatttttaatctgACCTCTGAACTTCTTTAATTACTTAACAAAAAAATATATCCTAAATTGTTACACACGacttcaaaagtctttttttacCTCATTCTTCCAACTTACCGTTGTTAAAGACTTCATTAGCCAAAATGGAGAAAAGTTTCTAGTGAGCTTTCTAGATGTGGCGggtgaatttaggaagaaaataaaCTCATAATCACAGCATAAAGAAGACATAAAATGTGAATTCTACAAAGGATCAGACGAGAAATACTTAGCAAATAACAAAAAGAAGTGGAACTGTGGaaagctaaaaagaaatctcaccttcCATTATTGAAAGTGGCAATAGAGATATTAATTGCTCCGATTTGATGCATTTGGACTAGAGAAACCGAAATTCAGAAAGAATACGATAGGATTTGGAGATGGTGGGCTTCAATGCTGAATAATGAAGCGTTATACAAGCTTTTAAAACCCCAACGACGAAGcttttaacttttcattttaattcatccaaaaatatttaaatccGCAACGACGAACGTAAATATCACTCTCAAATCACTTTTAATATTGATCTTCTTAACACTCTGTTAATAGGTAAAAAAAAGTTTCAAATTATATACAAATAGGTTAAattatttatatctatatctatctatactatattaaaagcacgaaaccctttagtgaaatgtcgtttctcttttttactctttaaaagtAGATTTTACATTAGACAAATTTGTAATTGTAATTTACTTGCTATCCTAATATTTAATACtttaaaaattaactaaattttatttattaaattcttccGAACTAGGTAAAAACTCCTAATATGAAGGAATCTAAAATTGAGTTTGATTTTACTTATACAAGCTTTTTCCATATTTAAATTATGTAAGTATTTTCCTTAAATGTTTCCAAGTTTTATCACGTTAGGAATCTTATGTTCATTATAAGTTGTAGTACTAACCACTTATATTGTTAATTCTAATATTTTACATGTGCACAAAGTCTTAAGgtgatttataattttttacttttACTACAAATTGTTTAATCATTAATGATGGATAACAtgtatattatattatacatcaaacataattttattatttaattatttttttaatatttaatactttaaaattaataaaaaatttctaTAATAGGAgctcctaatatttagaaattctaaattgaatgaaattttaacttatataaattattttctaatttaaattgcATAAAATAACTATATAACTCTTTAATCTAGCTAATTCATATCCAAAGAAGAAAACccgaaaatttaattttaattccCTATTTGTCAAGATCTAATAACAGTCATgaatattaaatataaataaactAAGTTACACcctattttaacaatattttatgaattaatgAATGACAATATTAAGGTATATTATCTcatatttcgagaaatgagtttcGATATAATTATGAACCATAATACTTAAAatgaaatagtttttttttaaaaagtaagaaCAAATTATTGTTAAGATTGATAATATGATTCgacactcatatatatatatatatatatatatatatatatatatatatatatatatatatatatatatatatatatatatatatatatatatatatatatatatatatatatatatatatatatatatatatatatatatatatatatatatatatatatatatatatgttactaTCATTACcgctaataattttaaaatttattgtaATATTAGTTAATAACTAAAAACACAAAAGAGaatttacattttttttaaaaacaataacaTACTTTATGGAACTTTGATATGAAGA is drawn from Nicotiana tabacum cultivar K326 chromosome 22, ASM71507v2, whole genome shotgun sequence and contains these coding sequences:
- the LOC107768169 gene encoding putative late blight resistance protein homolog R1B-23 encodes the protein MEVVEACGKGTFSTAEPSTRRSFPSTDDEVVGFEKDAESIMKKLAGGAKELDVISIFGMPGLGKTTLARKVYNNSSIVNHFDVKAWISVSQAYNRMKLLVEIFKQVTGDKREMKEDVDIADKLQKTLKGRRYLIVLDDIWEVDAWEDLGLCFPKGEDGSRVIVTTRIEEVAKHLQHRSDPYSLRFLTPEESWELLQKKVFQGESCPPDLQEAGLQVAKHCKGLPLVVVLIAGIIVKMEREASLWLEVANDLSCHVLGEQSMKVMQSSYDHLEDHLKSCLLYMAFFPEDHEILVSDLLKLWMAEEFVENIDTENIEETSRICLNDLLKRSLVMVSKRSFNGDTEYCTVHDVVREFCLAKLIEEKYMQLTMPYSPNRHVYSKESRLCIYIHDDLVKQLDHCEYQLDKIPMLESKLETKCFGDCPKPLEFIAHPVQFNTWNYYQSDPLPLLVKLRLVRVLRLMDADYLPSSWTTAVQSLTYLRYLEISVKEFDFKWISHLLDLQTLVVRSAICNPMTSLAIWKMTKLRHVNITKFSLVWEDDDRAVFEQSSTTMLENLKTFGMCCTYVDDMNPRFWWRFPNLEQLCLKIEDVPSRPLFPIPEIHTRLQSLELEVKNGRKGYNTSVGWDNYFVFPSNLRRLSIRNMSLTEKIVSNIASLRMLESLTLIRGSRFWNMNYCWDVTYVEFPALKYLTLNIRDLTEWKASEESFPMLEKLVIKGYCYLEEIPPCFVDVSTLQLIEVEDCMDSLGISAMNIKKEIEETTGCDSLQVRILED